A region from the Papio anubis isolate 15944 unplaced genomic scaffold, Panubis1.0 scaffold251, whole genome shotgun sequence genome encodes:
- the LOC116272905 gene encoding A-kinase anchor protein 5 gives METTVSEIHVENKDEKRSAEGSPGAERQKEKASMLCFKRRKKAAKALKPKVGSEAADVARKCPQEAGASDQPEPPRGAWASLKRLVTRRKRSESSKQQKSLEAEVQPAVNAEDADLSKKKAKSRLKIPCIKFPRGPKRSNHSKIIEDSDCSIKVQEEAEILDIQTQTSLNDQATKAKSTQDLSEGISRKDGDKVCESNVSNSITSGEKVISVELGLDDGHSAIQTGTLILEEIETVKEKQDVQPQQAGPLETSETDHQQTVLSDVPPLPAIPAQQIMEEASNNILKSAPNGKDYESREIVAEETKPKDTELSQESDFKENGITEEKSKLEESKRIEPIAIIITDTEISEFDVKKSKNVPKQFLISTENEQVGVFANDNGFEDRTSEQYETLLIETASSLVKNAIQLSVEQLVNEMASDDNKINNLLQ, from the coding sequence ATGGAAACCACAGTTTCAGAAATTCATGTAGAAAACAAGGATGAGAAGAGATCAGCAGAAGGTAGTCCTGGGGctgaaagacagaaggaaaaggcATCCATGCTTTGcttcaagagaagaaagaaagcagctAAAGCACTGAAGCCCAAAGTTGGCTCTGAAGCTGCTGATGTGGCAAGGAAGTGTCCCCAAGAAGCAGGAGCTTCTGATCAGCCAGAGCCCCCACGGGGGGCCTGGGCCTCACTCAAACGTCTTGTAACACGCAGGAAAAGGTCAGAGTCTTCAAAGCAGCAAAAGTCAttggaggctgaagtgcaacCTGCAGTAAACGCTGAGGATGCTGATCTTtctaagaaaaaggcaaaatctAGACTTAAGATTCCCTGCATAAAATTCCCAAGAGGGCCAAAAAGGAGTAATCATTCCAAAATTATAGAAGACTCAGACTGCAGCATCAAAgtccaggaagaagctgaaattTTGGATATACAAACACAGACCTCATTGAATGATCAGGCAACAAAGGCTAAGTCAACCCAGGATCTAAGTGAAGGCATCTCACGGAAAGATGGTGATAAAGTCTGTGAATCAAATGTAAGCAATAGCATAACTTCTGGAGAGAAAGTGATTTCAGTAGAACTTGGATTAGATGATGGGCATTCTGCTATTCAAACGGGAACTCTAATCCTTGAAGAAATTGAAACGGTCAAGGAAAAACAAGATGTTCAACCCCAGCAAGCAGGCCCACTTGAAACTTCAGAAACAGACCATCAGCAAACAGTACTTTCTGATGTTCCACCtttacctgcaatcccagctcaacAAATTATGGAAGAAGCCAGTAACAATATCCTAAAAAGTGCACCAAATGGGAAAGACTATGAAAGTAGAGAGATTGTGGCTGAAGAAACTAAGCCAAAAGATACTGAATTGAGCCAAGAatcagattttaaagaaaatgggaTCACTGAAGAGAAGTCCAAATTAGAAGAAAGCAAACGAATAGAACcaattgctattattattacagaCACTGAAATCAGTGAATTTGATGTTAAGAAATCAAAAAATGTCCCTAAGCAATTCTTAATTTCAACTGAAAATGAGCAAGTAGGGGTTTTTGCTAATGATAATGGTTTTGAGGATAGAACTTCAGAACAATATGAAACACTCTTAATTGAAACAGCCTCTTCTCTTGTCAAGAATGCTATTCAGTTGTCAGTAGAACAGCTGGTTAATGAAATGGCCTctgatgataataaaataaacaatcttCTACAGTGA